The following are from one region of the Mauremys reevesii isolate NIE-2019 linkage group 2, ASM1616193v1, whole genome shotgun sequence genome:
- the TSHZ1 gene encoding LOW QUALITY PROTEIN: teashirt homolog 1 (The sequence of the model RefSeq protein was modified relative to this genomic sequence to represent the inferred CDS: deleted 1 base in 1 codon), with protein MPRRKQQAPRRSAEVPFSGFLSTFLLARELHTFQNGSVHSSPNVKIFFSMSESCSQPIFIFYFDLHRNSPTFPNQAYVPEEELKAAEIDEDRVEDDGLSLDIQESEYLCNEETEIKEAQSYQNSPVSTATNQDAGYGSPFSENSDQLAHFKSTSSQEEKEDHQCTDNASYPQDSLAQIKAVYANLLSESCWSSLALDLKKSSPTTSNNEISQNENTTNCNANTNTHSTSINTSTSTSNCNTSNSNSGGSGYDWHQAALAKTLQQTSSYGLLPEPSLFSTVQLYRQNNKLYGSVFTGASKFRCKDCSAAYDTLVELTVHMNETGHYRDDNRDKESEKTKRWSKPRKRSLMEMEGKEDAQKVLKCMYCGHSFESLQDLSVHMIKTKHYQKVPLKEPVPAITKLVPSTKKRALQDLASPCSPEPPGITAEAALCESAKDQKTANPYVTPNNRYGYQNGASYTWQFEARKAQILKCMECGSSHDTLQQLTAHMMVTGHFLKVTNSASKKGKQLVLDPVVEEKIQSIPLPPTTHTRLPASNIKKQPDSPAGSTNSEEKKDPEKEKVVVTETDKKIKEENEDSTEKFEPTTLYQYLREEDLDDSPKGGIDILKSLENTVTTAISKAQNGAPSWGGYPSIHAAYQLPGTVKSLQPTVQSVQMQPSYASSVKSLSSEHSALVHSPGSLTPPPHKSNVSAMEELVEKVTGKINVKREEKPAEKEKSSPVKPMSPAAKENKDFPKSEEINNKQQQKKSPDAEVQKVKKDSPAEAHTPNGTEPLKAKVANGCNNLGIITDHSPEPSFINPLSALQSIMNTHLGKVSKPVSPSLDPLAMLYKISNSMLDKPIYPTTPVKQADAIDRYYYENSDQPIDLTKSKNKPLVSSVADSVSSPLRESALMDISDMVKNLTGRLTPKSSTPSTVSEKSDADGSSFEEALDELSPVHKRKGRQSNWNPQHLLILQAQFASSLRETPEGKYIMSDLGPQERVHISKFTGLSMTTISHWLANVKYQLRRTGGTKFLKNLDTGHPVFFCNDCASQFRTASTYISHLETHLGFSLKDLSKLPLNQIQEQQNVSKVLTNKTLGSLGIAEEDLGSTFQCKLCNRTFASKHAVKLHLSKTHGKSPEDHLIYVTELEKQ; from the exons AAGTGCCTTTTTCTGGCTTTCTTTCAACCTTTCTTCTTGCAAGGGAATTGCACACATTTCAGAATGGCTCTGTGCACAGTTCACCCAacgtgaaaata tttttttccatgtcaGAAAGCTGTTCTCAACCCATTTTTATTTTCTACTTTGACTTGCACAGAAACTCACCCACATTCCCCAACCAAG CATATGTTCCTGAGGAGGAATTGAAGGCAGCAGAAATAGATGAAGACAGAGTGGAGGATGACGGGCTGTCTCTGGACATCCAGGAGAGTGAGTACTTGTGCAATGAAGAAACAGAGATCAAAGAGGCTCAAAGCTACCAGAACTCCCCAGTCAGCACTGCAACTAATCAAGATGCAGGCTATGGTTCACCGTTTAGTGAAAACAGTGATCAGCTGGCCCACTTCAAAAGCACTTCCTCTCAAGAAGAGAAAGAGGATCATCAGTGCACAGACAATGCTTCCTATCCACAGGACAGCTTGGCACAAATAAAAGCGGTGTATGCAAATTTACTCTCAGAGTCTTGCTGGTCCAGTTTAGCTTTGGACTTAAAGAAATCCAGTCCAACTACCAGCAACAATGAAATCAGCCAGAATGAAAACACCACCAATTGCAATGCTAATACCAACACCCACAGTACCAGTATCAACACCAGTACTAGTACGAGTAACTGTAATACTAGTAACAGTAACAGTGGTGGTTCAGGTTATGACTGGCACCAAGCTGCATTAGCGAAAACTTTGCAGCAGACTTCTTCATATGGACTTCTCCCAGAGCCAAGCCTGTTCAGCACAGTTCAGCTTTACCGGCAAAACAATAAACTCTATGGGTCTGTGTTCACTGGTGCTAGTAAATTTCGATGCAAAGACTGCAGTGCAGCCTATGACACACTGGTGGAGCTAACAGTGCATATGAATGAAACTGGACATTACCGTGATGACAACAGAGATAAAGAATCTGAAAAGACCAAACGGTGGTCAAAGCCTAGAAAACGTTCACTTATGGAAATGGAAGGCAAAGAGGATGCTCAAAAAGTGCTGAAATGCATGTACTGTGGGCATTCATTTGAATCTTTGCAAGACCTGAGTGTCCATATGATAAAAACAAAGCATTACCAGAAAGTGCCTCTGAAGGAACCAGTACCAGCCATCACTAAACTGGTCCCTTCTACCAAAAAGCGAGCACTTCAGGACTTAGCTTCACCTTGTTCACCTGAGCCACCAGGGATCACTGCAGAGGCTGCATTGTGTGAGTCTGCAAAAGATCAGAAAACTGCCAATCCCTATGTGACTCCAAACAATCGCTATGGCTATCAAAATGGTGCTAGCTACACTTGGCAGTTTGAGGCCCGTAAAGCCCAGATACTGAAATGCATGGAATGTGGCAGTTCTCATGACACGTTGCAGCAACTTACTGCTCATATGATGGTCACTGGTCATTTTTTGAAGGTGACCAACTCTGCCTCGAAAAAAGGAAAACAACTAGTATTGGACCCTGTGGTGGAGGAAAAGATACAGTCCATACCTCTGCCACCCACCACCCATACGAGACTACCAGCCTCCAACATTAAAAAGCAGCCTGATTCTCCAGCTGGGTCTACAAACTCTGAGGAAAAGAAGGACCCAGAAAAGGAAAAGGTGGTTGTCACTGAAACAGACAAAAAGATAAAAGAGGAGAATGAGGACTCTACGGAAAAATTTGAGCCAACAACTTTATATCAGTACCTCAGAGAGGAGGATCTGGATGACAGTCCTAAAGGTGGAATAGACATATTGAAATCCCTTGAGAACACGGTGACAACAGCTATCAGCAAAGCTCAGAATGGAGCACCTTCCTGGGGAGGATACCCCAGCATTCATGCAGCTTACCAGCTTCCGGGAACGGTAAAGTCCCTACAACCCACAGTGCAGAGTGTTCAGATGCAGCCATCCTATGCCAGTAGTGTAAAGTCACTGTCGTCAGAACACAGTGCACTTGTCCATTCCCCAGGTAGTCTCACACCCCCACCTCACAAGAGTAATGTGTCGGCGATGGAGGAGCTGGTGGAGAAAGTTACAGGAAAAATCAATGTAAAGAGGGAAGAAAAACctgcagagaaagagaagagTTCTCCTGTTAAACCAATGTCACCTGCTGCTAAAGAAAACAAAGACTTTCCAAAATCAGAGGAAATAAACAACAAACAGCAGCAGAAAAAGAGTCCCGATGCAGAAGTTCAGAAGGTCAAAAAGGACAGTCCAGCTGAAGCTCATACTCCAAATGGTACAGAGCCACTCAAAGCAAAAGTCGCAAATGGCTGTAATAATTTAGGAATCATCACAGATCATTCGCCTGAGCCATCTTTCATTAACCCATTGAGTGCTTTACAGTCCATTATGAATACCCACCTAGGCAAAGTTTCTAAGCCAGTAAGCCCCTCTTTGGACCCTTTGGCCATGTTGTACAAAATTAGCAACAGTATGTTGGACAAACCCATTTACCCAACCACTCCAGTCAAGCAGGCTGATGCCATCGACCGGTACTACTATGAAAACAGTGATCAGCCCATTGATTTAACCAAGTCCAAAAACAAACCTCTTGTTTCCAGTGTGGCTgactctgtctcttctcctctaAGAGAGAGCGCCCTAATGGATATTTCTGATATGGTGAAAAATCTCACGGGGCGTTTGACACCCAAGTCTTCGACTCCATCTACTGTGTCAGAGAAGTCGGATGCTGATGGAAGCAGTTTTGAGGAAGCTCTGGATGAGCTGTCACCAGTACACAAGAGGAAAGGCAGGCAGTCCAACTGGAACCCTCAGCATCTTCTGATCCTTCAAGCACAGTTTGCTTCCAGCTTGAGGGAGACTCCAGAAGGCAAATATATTATGTCAGACCTCGGTCCACAGGAGCGGGTACACATCTCTAAGTTTACTGGTCTTTCCATGACCACAATTAGCCACTGGCTGGCCAATGTGAAGTATCAGTTAAGGAGGACAGGTGGAACTAAGTTTTTAAAGAACCTAGACACAGGACatcctgttttcttttgcaatgaTTGTGCCTCTCAATTCAGGACTGCTTCTACGTACATAAGTCACTTAGAGACACATTTAGGGTTTAGTTTGAAGGATCTGTCAAAGTTGCCACTGAATCAGATTCAAGAACAGCAGAATGTTTCAAAAGTCCTCACGAACAAGACTTTGGGCTCACTTGGAATTGCTGAGGAGGACTTGGGCTCCACATTCCAGTGTAAGCTCTGTAACCGAACTTTTGCAAGCAAGCACGCAGTCAAACTGCACCTTAGTAAAACACACGGCAAGTCCCCAGAGGACCATCTGATCTATgtaactgagttagaaaaacagTAG